A part of Vulpes vulpes isolate BD-2025 chromosome 15, VulVul3, whole genome shotgun sequence genomic DNA contains:
- the DIS3L gene encoding DIS3-like exonuclease 1 isoform X3 yields the protein MTAMTRPRGTPRVSPCPQDFRVVVRIDSWESTSVYPNGHFVRVLGRIGDLEGEIATILVENSISVVPFSEAQMCEMPVNTPGNPWKVSPEEERERKDLRETHLVFSIDPKGCEDVDDTLSVRTLANGSLELGVHIADVTHFVPPSSYIDTEARTRATTYYLADRRYDMLPSILSADLCSLLGGVDRYAVSVIWELDRTSYEIKNVWFGRTIIRSAYKLFYEVAQELLDGNVSVVEDIPELKNLDTKSRQAKLEELAWALGKLTDIARHIRAKRDRCGALELEGVEVRVQLDEKKNIHDLIPKQPLEIHETVAECMILANHWVARKIWESFPHQALLRQHPPPHQEFFSELRECAKAKGFFIDTRSNKTLADSLDNANDPNDPIVNRLLRSMATQAMSNALYFSTGSCAEEEFHHYGLALDKYTHFTSPIRRYSDIVVHRLLMAAISKDKKMEIKDNLLSNKDLEELCRHINNRNRAAQHSQKQSTELFQCMYFKDKDPENEERCISDGVIYSIRTNGVLVFIPRFGIKGAAYLRNKDGLVISCGLDSRSEWKPGSLQRFQNKITSTTTGGESVTFHLFDHVTVRISVQASRCHSDTIRLEIISNKPYMIPDTELFHQSSLLLKSDLVKEVTRSVEEAQLAQEVKVNVIQEDYQKYCQTKGRSLYTLLEEIRDLALLDVSNSYVM from the exons GACTTCAGGGTGGTTGTACGCATCGATTCCTGGGAGTCGACATCCGTGTATCCGAATGGACATTTTGTGCGCGTTTTAGGAAGAATTGGGGACCTAGAAGGAGAAATTGCAACCATCTTGGTGGAAAACAGTATTTCAGTTGTCCCTTTCTCCGAAGCTCAG ATGTGCGAGATGCCAGTCAACACTCCTGGAAACCCCTGGAAGGTGAGTCCTGAAGAGGAACGAGAACGTAAAGACTTGAGAGAAACCCATCTGGTGTTCAGCATTGACCCGAAAGGCTGCGAAGATGTGGACGACACGCTCTCGGTCAGGACCTTAGCTAATGGCAGCTTGGAGCTTGGGGTCCATATTGCAGACGTGACACACTTCGTGCCGCCAAGTTCTTATATCGACACCGAAGCTAGAACCAG GGCCACCACGTACTATTTAGCAGACCGTCGCTATGACATGCTGCCCTCCATCCTCAGCGCTGATCTGTGCTCCCTCCTGGGAGGCGTTGATAG GTATGCTGTAAGTGTGATCTGGGAGTTGGATAGAACCTCCTATGAAATTAAGAACGTGTGGTTCGGCAGAACCATCATCCGATCAGCCTACAAACTGTTTTATGAAGTGGCCCAGGAACTGCTGGATGGAAACGTCAGCGTGGTTGAGGATATTCCAGAACTCAAAAACCTGGACACGAAGAGCAGACAAGCCAAGCTAGAGGAGCTAGCGTGGGCCCTTGGAAAGTTGACGGACATAGCGCGTCACATCCGAGCTAAGCGAGACCGTTGTGGTGCCCTGGAGCTGGAGGGGGTAGAGGTTCGTGTTCAGCTGgatgaaaaaaagaacatccatGACCTCATCCCCAAGCAGCCCCTGGAAATCCATGAGACCGTGGCTGAGTGCATGATCCTGGCCAACCACTGGGTAGCCCGGAAGATCTGGGAAAGCTTCCCTCATCAGGCCTTGCTGCGCCAACACCCTCCTCCACACCaggaatttttttctgaactgcGAGAGTGTGCTAAAGCCAAAGGCTTCTTCATAGATACACG gtcCAATAAAACACTGGCTGATTCTCTGGATAATGCAAATGACCCCAACGATCCCATTGTAAACAGGTTGCTGCGATCCATGGCCACACAGGCCATGTCTAATGCACTGTATTTCTCCACGGGGTCATGTGCGGAGGAAGAGTTCCATCATTATG GCCTTGCATTAGATAAATATACCCACTTTACATCTCCAATAAGAAGATATTCAGATATTGTAGTACACCGATTATTAATGGCAGCCAtttcaaaagataagaaaatggaaattaaggaCAATTTGTTAAGCAACAAAGATCTTGAGGAATTATGCAGACATATCAACAACAGAAACCGA GCAGCACAGCATTCTCAGAAGCAATCTACTGAGCTCTTCCAGTGCAtgtattttaaagacaaagacCCAGAGAATGAGGAGCGTTGCATATCTGATGGAGTTATATATTCAATTAGAACAAATGGTGTGCTTGTATTTATACCAAG GTTTGGGATTAAAGGTGCTGCTTATCTCAGAAATAAAGATGGTTTAGTGATCTCATGCGGCTTAGATAGCCGTTCGGAATGGAAACCAGGATCCCTTCAACGATTTCAAAACAAAATCACCTCTACCACAACAGGAGGGGAATCTGTTACATTCCATTTGTTTGACCATGTCACA GTGAGAATATCTGTACAGGCCTCTCGCTGCCATTCAGATACAATCAGGCTTGAAATAATAAGCAACAAACCGTACATGATACCAGATACAGAACTTTTTCATCAGAGCTCCCTCTTGTTAAAGAGTGATTTAGTGAAAGAAGTAACTAGATCTGTGGAGGAGGCTCAGCTTGCCCAAGAAGTCAAAGTAAACGTCATTCAGGAAGATTATCAAAAATACTGCCAAACCAAAGGAAGAAGCCTGTACACACTCCTGGAGGAGATAAGGGACCTAGCTCTCCTGGATGTTTCCAACAGTTATGTAATGTGA
- the TIPIN gene encoding TIMELESS-interacting protein isoform X1: MLEPEENGLIDLPDYEHIEDETFPPFPPPASPQRGDGEGAEPDEESGRGAPVPVPPKRTVKRNIPKLDAQRLVSERGLPALRHVFDNAKFKGKGHEAEDLKTLIRHMEHWAHRLFPKLQFEDFIDRVEYLGSKKEVQTCLKRIRLDLPIIHEDFINNDGEAGENHGYDITATELDPFLTNSVESENFVSEPSRSLTEEQQQRIERNKQLALERRQAKLLSNSQSLGNDLLINTPRAPTIEEDEDQEESSDRFHKDILDNPHNAADANSVNEEEELKIEHTPLDQSF; encoded by the exons ATGCTAGAGCCAGAGGAGAATGGCTTGATTGACTTACCAGATTATGAGCATATAGAAGATGaaacttttcctccttttccacctccagcctctccacagagaggagatggagaaggagctGAACCTGATGAAG AGTCAGGGAGAGGAGCACCTGTTCCTGTACCTCCAAAGAGAACAGTTAAACGGAACATACCTAAGCTGGATGCTCAGAG ATTAGTTTCAGAGAGAGGGCTTCCAGCATTAAGGCATGTGTTTGATAATGCAAAATTCAAAGGTAAAGGTCATGAG GCTGAAGACTTGAAAACGCTAATCAGACACATGGAGCATTGGGCACATAGGCTATTCCCTAAACTGCAATTCGAGGATTTTATTGACAGAGTTGAATACCTGGGAAGTAAAAAGGAAGTTCAG ACCTGTTTAAAACGAATTCGACTTGACCTGCCTATTATACATGAAGATTTTATTAACAATGATG GTGAAGCAGGAGAAAATCATGGCTATGATATAACTGCTACCGAATTAGATCCCTTTTTGACAAACTCAGTGGAAAGTGAGAACTTTGTTTCTGAGCCAAGTAGAAGCCTAACAGAAGAACAACAACAGAGAATAGAGAGAAATAAACAACTGGCCttggaaagaaggcaggcaaaaCTACTGAGTAATAGTCAGTCCCTtggaaatg ACTTATTAATAAACACACCCAGGGCACCAACCATTGAAGAGGATGAGGATCAAGAAGAGTCATCAGACAGATTTCACAAAGACATTCTAGACAATCCACATAATGCTGCTGATGCTAATAGTGTAAATGAAGaggaggaattaaaaatagagcacACACCACTGGAccaatccttttaa
- the TIPIN gene encoding TIMELESS-interacting protein isoform X2, with protein sequence MEHWAHRLFPKLQFEDFIDRVEYLGSKKEVQTCLKRIRLDLPIIHEDFINNDGEAGENHGYDITATELDPFLTNSVESENFVSEPSRSLTEEQQQRIERNKQLALERRQAKLLSNSQSLGNDLLINTPRAPTIEEDEDQEESSDRFHKDILDNPHNAADANSVNEEEELKIEHTPLDQSF encoded by the exons ATGGAGCATTGGGCACATAGGCTATTCCCTAAACTGCAATTCGAGGATTTTATTGACAGAGTTGAATACCTGGGAAGTAAAAAGGAAGTTCAG ACCTGTTTAAAACGAATTCGACTTGACCTGCCTATTATACATGAAGATTTTATTAACAATGATG GTGAAGCAGGAGAAAATCATGGCTATGATATAACTGCTACCGAATTAGATCCCTTTTTGACAAACTCAGTGGAAAGTGAGAACTTTGTTTCTGAGCCAAGTAGAAGCCTAACAGAAGAACAACAACAGAGAATAGAGAGAAATAAACAACTGGCCttggaaagaaggcaggcaaaaCTACTGAGTAATAGTCAGTCCCTtggaaatg ACTTATTAATAAACACACCCAGGGCACCAACCATTGAAGAGGATGAGGATCAAGAAGAGTCATCAGACAGATTTCACAAAGACATTCTAGACAATCCACATAATGCTGCTGATGCTAATAGTGTAAATGAAGaggaggaattaaaaatagagcacACACCACTGGAccaatccttttaa